From Magnolia sinica isolate HGM2019 chromosome 13, MsV1, whole genome shotgun sequence, one genomic window encodes:
- the LOC131224333 gene encoding zinc finger BED domain-containing protein RICESLEEPER 3-like codes for MKRLNLSSQRTMKLNVMTCWNSTFEMLNSAIAFRDVFSYYVKRDSVYLWLPSEDDWSRTESVCKFISDFYDTMKKFLISKYPTINIFLSKLWMVKDVLHRRCSGPDFLQLMTMGMQLKFDKYWSKYSLVMAIAIVLNPRYKMFMVIFICNKLYGEKSAFEVDKIRDAVDDLYNFYVGTAKDKTPQVDSSSVVDEPRETIDDFMSFLVLVETQMQTTQSELENYLKKPLIKYKGVEFNVLDWWMTKSRDSQNLVLSLMALDILSIAISSVTLKSAFSTGSRVMNKYQSSLTPESVKALICTQNWLCPIWGKEKSVDEEFKEKESDKQDETTPATIA; via the coding sequence AtgaagcggttgaatttgtcatctCAGAGAACGATGAAGCTGAATGTCATGAcatgttggaattcaacttttgaaatgttgaatTCAGCGATAGCTTTCAGAGATGTATTCTCTTACTATGTAAAGCGTGATAGTGTGTATCTTTGGTtgccttctgaagatgattggtcaagaACTGAATCAGTTTGCAAGTTCATTTCAGATTTTTACGACACAATGAAGAAATTTTTAATAAGCAAGTATCCAACAATAAATATATTTTTGTCAAAACTTTGGATGGTAAAAGATGTCTTGCACAGAAGATGTAGTGGACCAGACTTTTTACAATTAATGACCATGGGTATGcagttaaagtttgataagtattggtctaaGTATAGTCTAGTAATGGCTATTGCAATCGTTCTTAATCCTCGATACAAGATGTTCATGGTTATATTCATCTGTAATAAGTTGTATGGTGAGAAGAGTGCCTTTGAGGTCGATAAGATTCGTGATGCAGTTGATGATTTGTATAATTTCTATGTGGGCACCGCAAAAGACAAAACTCCTCAAGTGGATTCTAGTTCTGTTGTTGATGAACCACGAGAAACGatcgatgatttcatgtctttcctGGTACTGGTTGAGACTCAAATGCAAACAACCCAATCAGAACTTGAAAACTATCTCAAGAAGCCACTTATAAAGTACAAAGGTGTAGAATTTAATGTTTTGGACTGGTGGATGACGAAATCTCGTGATTCACAAAACCTTGTGCTCTCATTAATGGCACTAGACATATTATCAATTGCAATTTCAAGCGTGACTTTAAAATCTGCTTTTAGCACGGGGAGTAGGGTCATGAACAAGTATCAAAGCTCACTTACACCAGAATCAGTTAAAGCGCTCATTTGTACACAAAATTGGCTGTGTCCGATCTGGGGGAAAGAGAAATCCGTTGATGAGGAGTTCAAGGAAAAGGAGAGTGATAAGCAAGATGAGACAACACCTGCAACAATTGCATGA